In candidate division KSB1 bacterium, the genomic window CACGAGGTCCCGAACCTGTTTCGCCTTGTACTCCAGTTGCTTCTCGTAGGCCAGATTCTGGAGCGTGCACCCGCCGCAGCTACCGAAATGGGGGCACAGCGGCTCGATCTCGTGCGGGGATCTCTCCAGAACCTCGAGGGCCGTCGCCTCGGCGTACTGTCGACGTCGCTTGCGGACGATCGCGCGCACCTTCTGTCCCGGAATCGCGCCGTCGACGAAAACGACAAGGCCGTCTAACCGGGCGAGACCTCGGCCGCCGAACGCCAGGTCCTCGACCCTCAGTTCCAGTACGTCCCCTGGACCGACGCTGCTCATTGGCTTCCCCCGGACGAAATGGCCGTCGCTTCTGGCAGCAGTCTTCTGGCTCCCGCCCACTGGCGTCGATAGGTGGACTCACTTAAGTCGGACACGACAACCCCCTCGGCCCGCGAGGCGTGGACGAACTTGCCCCTTCCCACGTAGATGCCCACATGATCAGGGGTAGGATCCCCGGCATCGGTACGGAAGAAAACCAGGTCGCCGATCCTCAGGCCATTTTGCTCCACAGCCCTGCCCAACGTAAACAGCTGATCGACGCTGTGCGGCAGGTCAAGGCCGAATACCGATCCGTAGACGGCCACCACGAGACCGGAGCAGTCGACCCCCGCAGGGGAAGCCCCGCCCCAGGCATAGGGGGAGCCCAGGAACCGCCGCAGTTCGAGGGCGAGGGGAATCGCCCACCCCGGCAGTTGGGCAGTGGAAGAAGATGTCCGCAGGGCAGGGATCTCCCCGCTTCGATGGTGGACAAACTTCGGCTCCGCCCGGAAAGTGGCACAACCGGCAAGAAGCGGCGCAGCGCAAAGGACGGCGATTCTAATCGACCACAACCGCATGGACCGCATCTCGCAGCAGCAGGACGTGTCGCGCTTCGGTCTCGGCCAGCGCCCGGTCGATGGCTTCCTGGAGATCCCGCGCGGGATCGAAACCCAGCCTCGCTACCCACTCAGGCGGAAGGTCGCTCACCAGAATGATCCGGTACGCCTTGGCGTGCAGGAGAAGGGAAAGGGCAGTATTGCCGTTCAGGATGAATTCCCGACGCAGCTGGGCGTACAGCTCCTCTGGGCTACCGTACTGGAGGCACCGCTCGAGGCCCCAGCTCCCGACGCCGGAACCGCACTCGGCCGCCAGGACCAGTGTGCCTCCCGGCTGCAAGAAACGGCAGGCGTTCAGAAGCCCCTTGTGGGCCTGTACAAGGTTCACGTCGTGCGGATGCCCTCCTGCGCTGGCTATAACGACAGGATACGGCACGGCCCCCGGAAGCGCAGCGTTGGCCTTCAAGTACGCCGCCGCGCGCCGCTGGCTCTCGAGGAGATCCCCGGCCCAGCAGGCCACGATCCGCTGGCGATCGTCGACAACGGTCTGAAGGGCGAAATCTACGGTGACGAACTTCAGGGAATCCACAATGTCTTCGTAGACCGGGTTTCCCTCCAAGTTTCCGGAGCGGCAACCGGGGTGAAGCCCAAGTCCCTCTGGGTCCAGAGTCAAGCGATGGTTGGCGAGGATTGTCTCCAGAGCGGCGCAACCGGGGTTGATCAGCTTGGGGCCCCCTCCGAACCCTGCGAAATAATGAAACCAGACGGCCCCCGTAACGATCAGCCGTTCCGCTCGGACTACCGATCGGTTAAGCGTGACGGGGATTCCTCGCTGTGTGTGCCCGAGGTGGA contains:
- the larA gene encoding nickel-dependent lactate racemase, producing the protein MQLRLPYGDSSLLATLDEALSVEEIAPPTLEARDNEEQLLKEALSKPVGSPPLQEILHRGERTVIVVPDPTRVAGQRAYLPHLLEILNSCGVSDRDISIVIACGSHPLPPPQELRRHVGEEVYRRVRVVPHDCQRPEDNVHLGHTQRGIPVTLNRSVVRAERLIVTGAVWFHYFAGFGGGPKLINPGCAALETILANHRLTLDPEGLGLHPGCRSGNLEGNPVYEDIVDSLKFVTVDFALQTVVDDRQRIVACWAGDLLESQRRAAAYLKANAALPGAVPYPVVIASAGGHPHDVNLVQAHKGLLNACRFLQPGGTLVLAAECGSGVGSWGLERCLQYGSPEELYAQLRREFILNGNTALSLLLHAKAYRIILVSDLPPEWVARLGFDPARDLQEAIDRALAETEARHVLLLRDAVHAVVVD
- a CDS encoding C40 family peptidase; amino-acid sequence: MRLWSIRIAVLCAAPLLAGCATFRAEPKFVHHRSGEIPALRTSSSTAQLPGWAIPLALELRRFLGSPYAWGGASPAGVDCSGLVVAVYGSVFGLDLPHSVDQLFTLGRAVEQNGLRIGDLVFFRTDAGDPTPDHVGIYVGRGKFVHASRAEGVVVSDLSESTYRRQWAGARRLLPEATAISSGGSQ